A window of Pelagicoccus enzymogenes genomic DNA:
CAGGTCCAAGTGGACGAGCTTCGATTTGGAACCCACCAATCGCAGCACCGTCTCCGCTAGCTCGATCATCGTGAACTCCCCCGGATTCCCCAAGTTAACGGGCCCCGTCACGGCATCTTGGTTCATCAAACGCACGAAGCCCTCGATCAAATCGCTGTAGAAGCAAAAGGAACGCGTCTGCGAACCGTCGCCGTAGATCGTAATGTCTTCGCCTCGCAAGGCCTGCACGATAAAGTTGGAAACCACCCGTCCGTCGCTAGCCAACATGCGAGGACCGTAGGTATTGAAGATGCGAGCGATGCGGATATCGACTCCGTTCTGACGGTGGTAATCGAAGAACAAGGTCTCCGCGCAACGCTTGCCCTCATCGTAGCAGGACCGAATTCCGATCGGGTTCACGTTCCCCCAGTAAGACTCCTGCTGGGGATGCTGGTGCGGGTCTCCATACACCTCGGAGGTGGAGGCTTGAAAAACCCGCGCCTTCAATCGCTTTGCCAGGCCAAGGCAATTGATGGCCCCCATGACAGATGTCTTGATCGTCTTGATCGCATTGTACTGGTAATGCGGCGGCGATGCCGGACAAGCGAGATTGTAGATCTGGTCCACCTCAAACTTGAAAGGGTCGATCACGTCATGGCGCACGAACTCGAAATACGGGTTGGACAGAAGGTGCACGATATTCGCCTTCCTCCCGGTGAAGAGGTTGTCCAAACAGACGACCTCGTGCCCCTCGCCGAGCAAACGCTCGCAAAGGTGGCTGCCTAAAAATCCGGCTCCTCCGGTGACTAGTACTCTCATGTTCGTGATTGGCTAATACGGTCTGGGAAAACGAAAGCACCGCGCTCCGCACATCCTGTCAAACCACGAGAAGCTCAGTTGCGTTCCCCTTCCTCGGATTGCTCCTCCTCGCCTTTCCTGAAGAAACTGTAGTTCGCCAAGAAGGAGACCCCCATCAAGGTCCCCAGTTGGCGCAGGGGACGCATCGCTCCGATCGCCTGCGTGAGCGTGGCAGCTTTCGGCTCCGCTATTCCCAACAACAGAATCCCGGTCGAGATCACGACCGAGTGATGAACGAGGGAAATGACATGAAAGGCCCCAACCTGGTCTTGGAAGCGAGCCTGCACCCAGGAGAAGAGCAATCCGCCCAAGATCGGCGCCACCGCGGCCGACAGGGAACTCGCCGCCAAGTTGAAACTGATCGCGGCCGTCTTCGCTTCGGCCGGAATCAACTTCAATATCATGCTGAAAGAGCCAAACAAGAATCCGGAGCCAGCGACCCCTCCGATACCCCAAATGAGATAGAGAATGCCCACCTCGTCCGGTCTTGCGAACTGGTGCAGGTAGCCCGTCCCCATCCAAACCGACAAAGCAACCATCAAGCTGATACGGCATCCATACTTGTCGCATACGCGCCCCCAAAACGGCATCATCAAAGCTCCCGTGGTAGTCGCCAGCATTGCCAAGCGAGCCACCTCCTCCACGCTCATTCCCAATACCTTGTAATAGAACACGGGAAAAAACGGCCCCATTACATTTGCCGCAAAGCCAAAGGTCGCTCCAAACACCACGAAGCGAATCAAAGCGGTGTTCTTCAAGATCGACGAAAACTGATCCAATAGCTTCGAGCTACGCTCGTCCGCGACACGTTTGGTAGGCAGTATCCGAAGC
This region includes:
- a CDS encoding UDP-glucuronic acid decarboxylase family protein encodes the protein MRVLVTGGAGFLGSHLCERLLGEGHEVVCLDNLFTGRKANIVHLLSNPYFEFVRHDVIDPFKFEVDQIYNLACPASPPHYQYNAIKTIKTSVMGAINCLGLAKRLKARVFQASTSEVYGDPHQHPQQESYWGNVNPIGIRSCYDEGKRCAETLFFDYHRQNGVDIRIARIFNTYGPRMLASDGRVVSNFIVQALRGEDITIYGDGSQTRSFCFYSDLIEGFVRLMNQDAVTGPVNLGNPGEFTMIELAETVLRLVGSKSKLVHLDLPADDPKQRQPDISLAKKHLAWEPSVPLEEGLKETIAYFRKDMEA
- a CDS encoding MFS transporter, whose protein sequence is MSIASDRMDSKLRVNMRLSVVEGLLAMPLVFFAMPGNFLLASMMTGAIGLKESVYGVIASLPAWANVVQLFALPWLTRRFSQKVICLVFSWIHLCCWVAVGYALPRIAMGGEWHSPLLIVGLFAVGALAFALVNVSWTSWVQEWLPTKGRGKYLGRRNRLLQISTVAFLVSSSWFLGYWKENAIFGFQMIIFVSVAMRAVSIVLQLRILPTKRVADERSSKLLDQFSSILKNTALIRFVVFGATFGFAANVMGPFFPVFYYKVLGMSVEEVARLAMLATTTGALMMPFWGRVCDKYGCRISLMVALSVWMGTGYLHQFARPDEVGILYLIWGIGGVAGSGFLFGSFSMILKLIPAEAKTAAISFNLAASSLSAAVAPILGGLLFSWVQARFQDQVGAFHVISLVHHSVVISTGILLLGIAEPKAATLTQAIGAMRPLRQLGTLMGVSFLANYSFFRKGEEEQSEEGERN